From the genome of Methylomonas sp. UP202, one region includes:
- a CDS encoding beta-ketoacyl synthase chain length factor, translating into MALDFTIRGWHADFNPADGPAPHQVPKNLLRRLNPLARRAFRAIDGCIAPGEALPAVFSSSHGQIADSLALLQTLQAGEDLSPAGFSLSVHNAIAGLYSMVYAHRLETVALAPGAGGVGPGFIEALGLLGEGHPEVLLVFYDEALPDFYPNTGYRLSAPGAALALRLARGGAGLVCRFERLAEPRGDGEQPLQLPALVEFLFDTRAELRLGENGQGWLWQKR; encoded by the coding sequence ATGGCACTCGATTTTACGATTCGCGGCTGGCACGCGGATTTCAATCCGGCCGACGGCCCGGCACCGCACCAGGTTCCGAAAAATTTGTTACGACGCCTGAACCCGTTGGCCCGCCGCGCGTTTCGGGCGATCGATGGCTGCATCGCACCGGGCGAGGCCTTGCCGGCGGTATTCAGCTCCAGCCACGGCCAAATTGCCGATTCGCTGGCCTTGCTGCAAACCCTGCAAGCCGGCGAGGACTTGTCGCCGGCCGGATTTAGCTTGTCGGTACACAATGCCATCGCCGGCCTGTATTCGATGGTTTACGCCCACCGGCTGGAAACAGTGGCTCTGGCGCCCGGCGCGGGCGGCGTGGGGCCGGGTTTTATCGAAGCCTTGGGACTGCTGGGCGAAGGCCATCCGGAAGTCTTGCTGGTGTTTTACGACGAAGCGCTGCCGGATTTTTATCCGAATACCGGCTATCGGTTGTCGGCGCCCGGCGCGGCCTTGGCCCTGCGTTTGGCGCGCGGCGGGGCAGGCCTGGTCTGCCGTTTTGAGCGGCTGGCCGAGCCGCGCGGTGACGGCGAGCAGCCGCTGCAACTGCCGGCCTTGGTCGAATTTCTTTTCGATACCCGCGCCGAACTGCGTTTGGGTGAAAATGGCCAGGGCTGGTTATGGCAAAAGCGCTGA
- a CDS encoding GNAT family N-acetyltransferase, with the protein MTEVHTLATARLILRQWRDADRPTFAAINADARVMAHLPQVLDRAASDALAERLQALIAEHGWGFWAVELTGSGEFIGYVGLHEPATRHDFAPCVEVGWRLVYRHWRQGYASEAARAALAFGFETLSLPEIVSFTALGNARSEAVMRRLGMRRDREFDHPLLPANSPLRRHVLYRLADTEWRRRSAV; encoded by the coding sequence ATGACCGAAGTCCACACTCTCGCCACTGCCCGCTTGATACTGCGGCAGTGGCGGGACGCCGACCGGCCGACGTTCGCAGCGATCAATGCCGATGCCCGCGTGATGGCGCATCTGCCGCAAGTCCTGGACCGGGCCGCCAGCGATGCGTTGGCTGAGCGTTTGCAAGCCTTGATCGCCGAGCATGGTTGGGGATTCTGGGCGGTGGAATTGACCGGCTCCGGCGAGTTCATCGGCTACGTGGGATTGCACGAACCCGCCACCCGCCACGACTTCGCGCCTTGCGTCGAAGTCGGCTGGCGCCTGGTCTACCGCCATTGGCGGCAGGGCTACGCCAGCGAGGCGGCGCGGGCCGCGTTGGCTTTTGGATTCGAAACCCTGAGTCTGCCGGAAATCGTCTCGTTCACCGCACTGGGGAACGCTCGCTCGGAAGCGGTGATGCGGCGCTTGGGCATGCGCCGCGACCGCGAATTCGATCACCCGCTGCTGCCGGCAAACAGCCCGTTGCGGCGGCATGTTTTATACCGATTGGCCGACACGGAGTGGCGGCGGCGTTCAGCGGTTTAA
- a CDS encoding beta-ketoacyl-ACP synthase, whose protein sequence is MLKRVVVTGMAGLSPIGNDWETIAEHLQADRTGIRTMPEWDIYNGLNTRLAGPVEFERPAHYTRKQTRSMGRVALMATLATEWALKDAGLLFHPCLDSGQTGIAYGSCAGSYDAIADFGNMLLNRATDGLNATSYIRMMAHTAPVNIGLYFGINGRVYTTSSACTSGSQGIGYAYEAIKFGRQQVMVAGGADELSASEAAVFDTLFATSLRNDHPEQTPRPFDRDRDGLVIGEGAGTFILEDLEHAQARGARIYAEVVGYGTNSDGLHVTQPDSASMQTTMRLALSDAGLEPAAIGYVSAHGTATEYGDIAESHATRAVFGARMPVSALKSFTGHTLGACGVLEAWAAIMMMREGWFHATANLETVDPACAELDYIQGSIRLLTCEYVMSNNFAFGGINTSLIFKRWS, encoded by the coding sequence GTGTTGAAACGCGTCGTCGTGACCGGCATGGCCGGACTATCGCCGATCGGTAACGATTGGGAAACCATCGCCGAACATTTGCAGGCTGATCGCACCGGCATTCGGACCATGCCGGAGTGGGATATTTATAACGGACTGAACACCCGCCTGGCCGGGCCGGTCGAGTTCGAGCGGCCGGCGCACTATACCCGTAAGCAAACCCGGTCGATGGGGCGGGTGGCCTTGATGGCGACGCTTGCCACCGAATGGGCGTTGAAGGACGCCGGCTTGTTGTTTCACCCCTGTCTGGACAGCGGTCAAACCGGCATCGCCTACGGCAGTTGCGCCGGCAGTTACGATGCGATCGCCGACTTTGGCAACATGTTGCTCAACCGCGCTACCGACGGCCTGAACGCGACATCGTATATCCGGATGATGGCGCACACCGCGCCGGTGAATATCGGCCTGTATTTTGGGATCAACGGCCGGGTTTACACCACCTCCAGCGCCTGTACCTCGGGCAGTCAGGGCATAGGCTATGCCTACGAGGCGATCAAATTCGGCCGGCAGCAAGTGATGGTGGCCGGTGGCGCCGACGAGCTGTCGGCTTCCGAGGCGGCCGTGTTCGATACCTTGTTCGCGACCAGCTTGCGCAACGACCATCCCGAGCAAACGCCGCGCCCCTTCGACCGCGACCGCGACGGCCTGGTGATAGGCGAGGGGGCCGGCACCTTCATCCTGGAAGATCTGGAACACGCCCAAGCGCGCGGCGCGCGAATTTACGCGGAAGTCGTCGGCTACGGCACCAATTCCGACGGTCTGCATGTGACTCAACCGGACAGCGCCAGCATGCAAACCACGATGCGGCTGGCGCTGAGCGACGCCGGGTTGGAGCCGGCGGCGATCGGCTATGTCAGCGCCCACGGCACCGCTACCGAATACGGCGACATCGCCGAGAGTCACGCCACCCGCGCGGTGTTCGGCGCGCGGATGCCGGTCAGTGCGTTGAAGAGCTTTACCGGACATACCTTGGGTGCCTGCGGCGTGTTGGAAGCCTGGGCTGCGATCATGATGATGCGCGAGGGTTGGTTTCACGCCACCGCCAATCTGGAAACCGTCGATCCGGCTTGCGCCGAACTCGACTATATTCAGGGCAGTATTCGCTTGTTGACTTGCGAGTACGTGATGAGCAACAACTTTGCGTTTGGCGGCATCAATACCTCGCTGATTTTCAAACGCTGGTCTTAA
- the fabG gene encoding 3-oxoacyl-ACP reductase FabG: MNDTVLVTGSSRGIGRAIALYLAGLGYDLVLHCRGRRHDAEVVAAQIAELGRQARILQFDVADRAECAAVLNADIDSHGAYYGVVCNAGIAADNAFPALTGEEWDSVIHTNLDAFYNVLQPLVMPMVRRRKPGRIVTLSSVSGLMGNRGQVNYSAAKAGIIGATKALALELAKREITVNCVAPGLIATDMLDELPLDEINGLIPVRRVGRPEEVAATVAFLLSKDAAYITRQVISVNGGLC, from the coding sequence ATGAATGATACCGTGTTAGTGACCGGCTCCAGTCGGGGCATAGGCCGCGCTATTGCCCTCTATTTGGCCGGTCTGGGTTACGATTTGGTCCTGCATTGTCGCGGCCGACGCCACGACGCCGAAGTCGTGGCGGCCCAGATTGCCGAACTCGGCCGGCAGGCCCGCATCCTGCAATTCGACGTGGCCGACCGGGCTGAATGCGCGGCGGTATTGAACGCCGACATCGATAGTCACGGCGCCTATTACGGCGTGGTTTGCAACGCCGGCATCGCCGCCGATAACGCCTTTCCGGCCTTGACCGGCGAGGAATGGGACAGCGTCATCCACACCAATCTCGACGCCTTTTACAACGTCTTGCAACCGCTGGTGATGCCGATGGTGCGGCGCCGTAAACCCGGCCGCATCGTCACGCTGTCGTCGGTGTCCGGCCTGATGGGCAATCGCGGCCAGGTCAATTACAGCGCCGCCAAGGCCGGCATCATCGGCGCGACCAAGGCCTTGGCGCTGGAGTTGGCCAAGCGCGAGATTACCGTCAATTGCGTGGCGCCGGGTCTGATCGCCACCGACATGCTGGACGAACTGCCGCTGGACGAAATCAACGGCTTGATTCCGGTCCGCCGGGTCGGTCGTCCGGAGGAAGTCGCGGCGACGGTGGCGTTTTTATTGTCCAAGGATGCGGCCTACATCACTCGGCAAGTGATTTCGGTCAACGGAGGCCTGTGTTGA
- a CDS encoding hotdog family protein has protein sequence MIGFDTPIAELLPHTGAMVLLDRLLHFDEAGVATELTVRGDGLLFGDAEQVPAWVGIEYMAQTIGVYAGLKAKQAGEPIRLGFLLGTRRYLGNVDYLPVGARLTVEAAKILQEGQLGVFECRIRGDNIDISATLNVFQPDDLHE, from the coding sequence ATGATCGGATTCGATACGCCGATCGCCGAGCTGTTGCCGCATACCGGCGCGATGGTGCTGTTGGACCGGCTGTTGCATTTCGATGAGGCCGGGGTTGCCACCGAGTTAACGGTGCGCGGCGACGGTTTGCTGTTCGGCGACGCCGAGCAGGTGCCGGCCTGGGTCGGCATCGAATACATGGCGCAAACCATCGGCGTTTATGCCGGGCTGAAAGCCAAGCAGGCCGGCGAGCCGATCCGGCTGGGCTTTTTGCTGGGTACCCGGCGCTATCTCGGCAATGTCGATTATCTGCCGGTCGGCGCTCGTCTGACGGTCGAAGCCGCGAAAATTCTGCAAGAAGGTCAATTGGGAGTTTTCGAATGCCGGATTCGCGGCGACAATATCGACATTTCCGCCACCCTCAACGTTTTCCAACCTGACGATTTGCATGAATGA
- a CDS encoding beta-ketoacyl-[acyl-carrier-protein] synthase family protein — protein MTFYFNDAALLCALGHQRSAILGALLSGERSGLVPSDEFTPGRPLYLGRVGAELPELPDAWAAYRCRNNRLLLAAARQLENTLFEMTARYGADRIGVVLGTSTSGVRNSELALQALAETGAIPAGFHYKQQQMGAGADFLAGYLGLGGPRYTVSTACSSSGKAILSARRLLDLDLCDAVLVGGADSLCGLTVNGFAALESVSKGLCRPFGAGRDGINLGEAAALFVMSREPGPVALLGAAATSDAHHFSAPDPAGVAVAAAMRQALEQARLEPAQVDYVNLHGTATPLNDAMESRAVHQVFGSRTPVGSSKGMTGHTLGTAAALELGFCWLLLTDANPAGALIPNVNDADSDPALPQLNWVRPGQTLGRPVAVCQSNSFAFGGSNVSIVVARA, from the coding sequence ATGACGTTTTACTTCAACGACGCGGCGCTGCTGTGCGCACTGGGCCATCAGCGGAGCGCGATACTCGGCGCGCTGTTGAGCGGCGAGCGCTCCGGTTTGGTGCCGAGCGACGAGTTCACGCCGGGCCGGCCGCTGTATCTGGGCCGGGTCGGGGCCGAATTGCCCGAATTGCCGGACGCTTGGGCCGCGTATCGCTGCCGCAACAATCGGCTGCTGTTGGCGGCCGCGCGCCAGCTCGAAAACACGCTGTTCGAAATGACCGCGCGTTACGGTGCCGACCGAATCGGCGTCGTGCTGGGCACCAGCACGTCCGGCGTGCGCAACAGCGAACTGGCTTTGCAAGCGCTGGCCGAGACCGGCGCGATTCCGGCCGGTTTCCATTACAAGCAACAGCAAATGGGGGCCGGCGCCGATTTCTTGGCGGGCTATTTGGGCTTGGGCGGGCCGCGTTACACGGTATCGACCGCCTGTTCGTCCAGCGGCAAGGCGATATTGTCGGCCCGGCGTTTGCTGGATCTGGACTTGTGCGACGCGGTGCTGGTCGGCGGGGCCGATAGCCTGTGCGGTTTGACGGTCAACGGCTTCGCGGCGCTGGAATCGGTCAGCAAGGGATTGTGCCGGCCGTTTGGCGCCGGGCGCGACGGTATCAATTTGGGCGAAGCGGCCGCGTTGTTCGTGATGAGCCGCGAGCCGGGGCCGGTGGCCCTGCTCGGCGCGGCGGCGACTAGCGACGCCCATCATTTTTCCGCACCCGACCCGGCCGGCGTCGCGGTCGCCGCCGCGATGCGGCAGGCGCTGGAGCAAGCTCGTCTAGAGCCGGCGCAAGTCGATTACGTCAACCTGCACGGTACCGCGACCCCGTTGAACGACGCGATGGAGAGTCGCGCGGTGCATCAGGTGTTCGGCAGTCGCACGCCGGTGGGTTCCAGCAAGGGCATGACCGGTCATACGCTAGGCACGGCGGCGGCGCTGGAATTGGGATTTTGTTGGTTGTTGCTGACCGATGCCAACCCCGCCGGCGCACTGATTCCCAACGTCAACGACGCCGACAGCGATCCGGCCTTGCCCCAGCTGAACTGGGTACGGCCCGGGCAAACGCTGGGCCGGCCGGTGGCGGTGTGCCAGAGCAATTCGTTTGCGTTCGGGGGCAGCAACGTCTCGATAGTCGTGGCGCGGGCATGA
- a CDS encoding class I SAM-dependent methyltransferase yields the protein MTLSQTCWIKESAFGIWFLNTETWRKRVLRVAIADLRRLMSAAPAAPTILDVGCGRGNSFALLAEAFAPSRIAAIEIDAALLADAQGQAGRCACPVTVSLGNAERLPYPDAGFDIVFCHQSFHHIVRHPEAMREFYRVLKPGGLLLFAESCKRFIHSLPIRLLFRHPMAVQKTADQYLGLIRDTGFRVDAERISTPYLWWSRPDAGALEWFGWSLPKRPEPTLLNLVAVK from the coding sequence ATGACTCTCTCCCAAACCTGCTGGATCAAGGAAAGCGCCTTCGGCATTTGGTTTTTGAACACCGAAACCTGGCGCAAGCGGGTGTTGCGGGTGGCGATCGCCGATTTGCGGCGGTTGATGTCCGCCGCGCCGGCGGCACCGACGATATTGGACGTAGGCTGCGGCCGGGGAAATTCGTTTGCGTTGCTGGCGGAGGCGTTCGCGCCCAGCCGCATCGCCGCGATCGAAATCGACGCCGCACTGTTGGCCGATGCCCAAGGTCAGGCCGGCCGTTGCGCTTGCCCGGTGACGGTCAGCCTCGGCAACGCCGAGCGCCTGCCGTATCCGGACGCCGGCTTCGATATCGTGTTTTGCCATCAGAGTTTTCATCATATCGTTCGGCACCCGGAGGCGATGCGGGAGTTTTACCGGGTGTTGAAACCCGGCGGTTTGCTGTTATTTGCCGAGTCTTGCAAGCGTTTCATCCATTCGCTGCCGATACGCTTGCTGTTTCGCCACCCGATGGCGGTGCAAAAGACCGCCGACCAATATCTGGGCTTGATTCGCGACACCGGTTTTCGCGTCGATGCCGAGCGGATTTCGACACCGTATTTATGGTGGAGCCGGCCGGATGCCGGTGCGCTGGAATGGTTCGGCTGGTCGCTGCCCAAACGTCCGGAACCGACGCTGCTGAATCTGGTGGCGGTGAAATAG
- the glgX gene encoding glycogen debranching protein GlgX: MNGKVNTGSSYPLGSTLRPGGANFSVYAKNATSVELLLFDAADDDIPSRIVPLDPLRHRTFHYWHIYAPDIQAGQLYGYRVNGPSNPERGLRFDPEKLLLDPYARGVAAGTNYDRQAACRPGVNWGAAMKSVVVDYRGYNWEGDAPLRKPFRGTVIYEMHVRGFTQHASSGVAANKRGTYAGVIEKIPYLKDLGVTAVELLPVFQFDPQDAPPGLCNYWGYSPVSFFAPHCGYSSDSAPLAAIAEFRDMVKALHRAGIEVILDVVFNHTAEGDQRGPMFCFKGLANDVYYILDPQNGAYTNYAGTGNTLKANHSVVRRLILDSLRYWVTEMHVDGFRFDLASILSRDEEGRPFPNPPILWDIETDPVLSGSKLIAEAWDAAGLYQVGCFIGDFWKEWNGQFRDDIRDFWRAAPGSVAKLPNRLFASPDIFAAERREPETSVNFVTCHDGFTLHDLVSYNVKHNEANREGNRDGCDNNLSWNCGAEGPTDAADINRLRKRQIKNFLALTLLSAGTPMLTMGDEVCRSQWGNNNAYCQDNELSWLDWSLRDKHADIHRFVKLLIELRGLLYTWKESQATLNLFFQQLYIEYHGVKLHQPDWGRDSHGLAILIAKLQRPYLIYFIFNSYWESLAFELPSSYQNAPLQWARVIDTALASPDDCVGAEAAVAVGEFVYRAQARSTVMLLAKI, encoded by the coding sequence ATGAACGGCAAAGTCAACACGGGCAGTTCCTATCCGCTGGGTTCAACCTTGCGTCCGGGGGGCGCCAACTTCAGCGTGTACGCCAAGAATGCTACCTCGGTCGAGCTGCTGCTGTTCGACGCGGCGGACGACGATATACCCAGCCGCATCGTGCCGCTGGACCCGCTACGCCACCGGACCTTCCACTACTGGCACATCTACGCACCCGACATTCAAGCCGGCCAGTTGTACGGTTACCGGGTGAACGGGCCCAGCAATCCCGAGCGCGGCCTGCGCTTCGATCCGGAAAAACTGCTGCTCGATCCTTACGCGCGCGGCGTCGCGGCCGGGACGAATTACGATCGCCAGGCCGCGTGCCGGCCAGGCGTCAATTGGGGGGCGGCGATGAAAAGCGTCGTGGTCGATTACCGGGGCTACAACTGGGAAGGCGACGCGCCGCTGCGTAAACCGTTTCGCGGTACCGTGATTTACGAAATGCACGTGCGCGGTTTCACCCAGCACGCCAGTTCCGGCGTCGCGGCGAACAAGCGCGGCACCTATGCCGGCGTGATCGAGAAAATTCCGTATTTGAAGGATTTGGGCGTCACCGCCGTCGAGTTGCTGCCGGTGTTTCAATTCGATCCGCAAGACGCACCGCCGGGTCTGTGCAATTATTGGGGCTATTCGCCGGTGTCGTTTTTCGCGCCGCATTGTGGTTACAGCTCGGATTCGGCGCCGCTGGCCGCGATCGCCGAGTTTCGCGACATGGTGAAAGCCCTGCACCGCGCCGGTATCGAAGTGATCTTGGACGTGGTGTTCAACCATACCGCCGAGGGCGATCAGCGCGGGCCGATGTTTTGCTTCAAGGGCCTGGCAAACGACGTCTACTACATCCTAGACCCGCAAAACGGCGCCTACACTAACTACGCCGGTACAGGCAACACCCTGAAGGCCAACCATTCGGTGGTGCGGCGCTTGATTTTGGATAGTTTGCGCTATTGGGTTACCGAAATGCACGTGGACGGTTTTCGCTTCGATTTGGCGTCGATTTTGTCGCGCGACGAAGAAGGCCGGCCGTTTCCGAATCCGCCGATTTTATGGGATATCGAAACCGATCCGGTGTTGTCCGGTAGCAAATTGATCGCAGAAGCCTGGGATGCCGCCGGCTTGTACCAGGTTGGCTGTTTCATCGGCGACTTCTGGAAGGAGTGGAACGGCCAGTTTCGCGACGACATCCGCGATTTCTGGCGGGCCGCGCCGGGTAGCGTCGCCAAATTGCCCAATCGTCTGTTCGCCAGTCCCGATATTTTTGCCGCCGAACGGCGCGAGCCGGAGACCAGCGTCAACTTCGTGACCTGCCACGACGGTTTTACGCTCCACGATTTGGTGTCCTACAACGTCAAGCACAACGAAGCCAATCGGGAAGGCAACCGCGACGGTTGCGACAACAATCTCAGCTGGAATTGCGGCGCCGAGGGACCAACCGATGCCGCGGACATCAACCGGCTGCGCAAGCGCCAGATCAAGAATTTCCTGGCCTTGACCTTGCTTTCCGCCGGCACGCCGATGCTGACGATGGGCGACGAAGTCTGCCGCAGTCAGTGGGGTAACAACAATGCCTATTGCCAGGATAACGAGCTGAGCTGGTTGGATTGGTCATTGCGGGACAAACATGCCGACATCCACCGTTTCGTCAAACTGCTGATCGAGTTGCGCGGCTTGCTGTATACCTGGAAGGAGTCGCAAGCCACGTTGAATCTGTTTTTCCAACAGCTGTATATCGAATACCACGGCGTTAAACTGCATCAGCCGGATTGGGGACGGGATTCGCACGGCCTGGCGATTCTGATAGCCAAGCTGCAGCGGCCTTATCTGATTTATTTTATTTTCAACAGCTACTGGGAAAGCCTGGCTTTCGAATTGCCGTCGAGTTATCAAAACGCCCCGCTGCAATGGGCGCGGGTGATCGATACCGCGCTGGCGTCGCCGGACGATTGCGTCGGTGCCGAGGCGGCGGTCGCGGTGGGCGAGTTCGTTTATCGTGCTCAAGCCCGGTCGACGGTGATGTTGCTGGCGAAAATCTAA
- a CDS encoding methyltransferase yields MIVPQGRFQLARLLHRRQETLRAWDAADEYLLTHLAEIRLPDHARIAILNDGFGALAVALHAYRPTAISDSWLSQQATRDNLRRNGLDVANVALLDSLGLPSPGIDCLLIKIPKTLALLEHQLHGLKPRLAPGARVIAAGMVKNLPPTAWKLLERLLGPCTPSLAVKKARLLFVQVNSDLELSANPYPTRYRLEDDELIVTNHANVFSRDSLDIGTRFLLQHLPDRTGYRDLIDLGCGNGIVGVMLARRYPAGRLVFVDESFMALASARENFQTAFADSRDAEFVAGDGLTEFPAESADCVVCNPPFHQQHTVGDQIAWSMFTHAQRVLRSGGELRVIGNRHLNYQLSLGKLFGNCRLVAANPKFSVFSCIKR; encoded by the coding sequence ATGATAGTGCCCCAGGGGCGTTTTCAACTGGCGCGCCTGCTACACCGGCGCCAGGAAACGCTCAGAGCGTGGGATGCGGCCGACGAATATCTGTTGACTCATCTTGCGGAAATCAGGTTGCCCGACCACGCGCGGATCGCCATTTTAAACGACGGCTTCGGCGCTTTGGCCGTCGCGCTGCACGCGTACCGGCCGACCGCGATATCCGATTCCTGGCTGTCGCAACAAGCCACCCGCGACAATTTGCGCCGCAACGGCCTAGACGTGGCAAACGTCGCATTGCTGGACAGCCTCGGATTGCCTAGCCCCGGTATCGATTGCCTGCTGATCAAAATTCCGAAAACGCTGGCTTTGCTGGAACACCAACTACACGGCTTGAAACCGCGATTGGCCCCCGGCGCTCGCGTGATCGCGGCCGGCATGGTCAAGAATCTGCCGCCCACCGCCTGGAAGTTACTCGAACGCTTGCTCGGCCCTTGCACGCCGTCGCTGGCGGTAAAAAAAGCCCGCTTATTGTTCGTGCAAGTCAATTCCGACTTGGAACTGTCGGCCAATCCCTATCCGACCCGTTACCGCTTGGAAGACGACGAGTTGATCGTCACCAACCATGCCAATGTGTTTTCGCGCGATTCGCTGGACATCGGCACCCGCTTTTTGTTGCAGCACCTGCCGGATCGGACCGGCTACCGCGATTTGATCGACCTGGGTTGCGGAAACGGCATCGTCGGCGTGATGCTGGCCCGGCGCTATCCGGCCGGCCGTTTGGTATTCGTCGACGAATCGTTCATGGCCTTGGCGTCGGCGCGGGAAAATTTCCAAACGGCATTCGCGGATAGCCGCGACGCCGAATTTGTCGCCGGTGACGGCCTGACCGAGTTTCCGGCCGAAAGCGCCGATTGCGTCGTTTGCAATCCGCCCTTTCATCAACAACATACGGTTGGCGACCAGATCGCTTGGTCGATGTTTACCCACGCCCAACGGGTCTTGCGTAGCGGCGGCGAATTGCGGGTGATCGGTAACCGTCATTTGAATTATCAGCTGAGTTTGGGCAAGTTATTCGGCAACTGTCGGTTAGTGGCGGCCAATCCGAAGTTTTCGGTATTCAGTTGCATCAAGCGGTGA
- a CDS encoding TatD family hydrolase, translating to MFIDSHCHLDRIDLQPYGGDFAGFVGAARAQQISRMLCIGIDLEAYPAMRRLIEPYPDISLSVGVHPNVTDAREPGVEDLLELGSDAKVIAIGETGLDYFRSQGDLGWQFRRFRNHIAVAKQLNKPLIIHTREAGQDALQVLREEGADTVGGIIHCFTEDWDYAEKALELNFYISFSGIVTFKNAEAIKDVARRIPADRYLIETDSPYLAPVPHRGKPNYPLYVRYVAEHIAELRGVDVETVARQSTENFYRLFAGAFGEAH from the coding sequence ATGTTCATAGACTCCCATTGCCACCTCGACCGGATCGACTTGCAGCCCTACGGCGGCGATTTTGCCGGTTTCGTCGGCGCCGCTCGCGCCCAGCAAATCAGCCGCATGCTGTGCATAGGCATCGATCTGGAGGCCTATCCCGCCATGCGGCGCTTGATCGAGCCTTACCCCGACATTTCGCTATCGGTCGGCGTACATCCAAACGTGACCGACGCCCGCGAACCCGGCGTCGAGGATTTGCTGGAACTGGGGAGCGACGCCAAGGTAATCGCCATCGGCGAAACCGGACTGGATTATTTTCGCAGCCAAGGCGATCTGGGTTGGCAATTTCGCCGCTTTCGTAACCACATCGCCGTCGCCAAGCAGCTGAATAAGCCGCTGATTATTCATACCCGCGAAGCCGGCCAGGATGCGTTGCAGGTGCTCAGGGAAGAAGGCGCCGATACGGTCGGCGGTATCATCCATTGTTTTACCGAGGACTGGGATTATGCCGAAAAAGCCTTGGAACTGAATTTTTATATTTCGTTTTCCGGGATCGTGACCTTCAAGAACGCCGAAGCGATCAAGGATGTCGCCCGGCGAATTCCGGCCGACCGCTACTTGATCGAAACCGATTCGCCGTATCTGGCGCCGGTACCGCATCGCGGCAAGCCCAATTATCCGTTATATGTGCGGTATGTCGCCGAGCACATCGCCGAATTGCGCGGCGTCGACGTCGAGACGGTCGCCCGCCAGTCCACCGAGAATTTTTATCGCTTATTTGCGGGCGCTTTTGGCGAGGCGCATTGA
- a CDS encoding PilZ domain-containing protein, with translation MAETPSPRQGILSLSIKDKNALYAAYMPFVKNGGLFIPTKREYDMGEEVFMLLNLMDETERLPIAGKIIWKTPNGAEGYRAAGIGVQFSDQDGGMARNKIETYLAGALESDRSTHTM, from the coding sequence ATGGCAGAAACTCCGTCACCCCGGCAAGGCATACTCTCGCTGTCGATCAAGGACAAGAATGCCTTGTATGCCGCCTATATGCCTTTCGTCAAAAACGGCGGATTGTTCATTCCGACCAAGCGCGAATACGATATGGGCGAAGAAGTGTTCATGCTGCTGAATTTGATGGATGAAACCGAGCGATTGCCGATCGCCGGCAAGATCATCTGGAAAACCCCGAACGGCGCCGAGGGTTATCGGGCCGCCGGCATCGGCGTGCAATTTAGCGACCAGGACGGCGGCATGGCCCGCAATAAAATCGAAACCTATCTGGCCGGCGCGCTGGAATCCGACCGCTCCACCCATACCATGTAG